One Mycobacteroides abscessus ATCC 19977 genomic window carries:
- a CDS encoding ABC transporter ATP-binding protein: protein MSHVEASSALSFRSLSVTFSTDSGPVSAVDDVSFDVKPGEVLAVVGESGSGKSVSSRTAIRLLPDTARITGSVLLDGRDVTKLSGRELAAMRGKDIAMVFQEPGAALDPLFTIGYQVAEAVRAHSDMSRVQARARVIELLKLVRLPDPERRYDCYPHQLSGGQKQRVVIAIAIACDPKVIIADEPTTALDVTVQAEILELLRDLRDRIGSAIVLITHNMGVVADIADRVVVMKQGKVVEIAPVERLFAEPAEPYTRVLLAAVPHLGQGDPEHGAEPREDIGEPVLEVSHLVVEFPGLLGRAAFRAVDDVSFGIGRGKTLGLVGESGSGKSTIGRCVAALQQPAAGSVRVLGQEIVGMSQRKLRPLRAKFGFVFQDPATALNPKMRVGDCIAEPMWVHRYGDRGKIVARVAELIDAVQLPSGTENRYPHELSGGQRQRANLARALALGPDLLVADEPTSALDVSVQAAVLDLFEELQRQWRFACLFISHDLAVVDRLADEVAVLRHGVLEELGPRGEILHNPSRAYTRALVAAVPVPDPVKQRARRNGH, encoded by the coding sequence ATGAGCCACGTCGAAGCCTCGTCGGCACTTTCCTTTCGGTCGTTGTCGGTGACGTTCAGCACCGACAGTGGTCCGGTGTCCGCGGTCGACGACGTATCGTTCGACGTCAAGCCCGGAGAAGTGCTGGCCGTCGTCGGAGAATCGGGTTCGGGCAAGTCGGTGTCCTCGCGTACCGCGATCCGGCTACTGCCGGACACCGCGCGTATCACCGGTTCGGTTCTGCTGGATGGCCGCGACGTGACCAAACTTTCGGGTCGTGAGCTGGCAGCCATGCGCGGCAAGGACATCGCGATGGTGTTTCAGGAACCCGGTGCGGCCCTGGACCCGTTGTTCACCATCGGGTATCAGGTTGCCGAGGCGGTCCGCGCGCACTCGGATATGAGTCGCGTGCAGGCCCGCGCGCGAGTCATCGAGCTGTTGAAGCTGGTGCGGCTGCCCGACCCCGAGCGACGCTACGACTGTTATCCGCACCAGCTCTCCGGCGGCCAGAAACAACGCGTGGTGATTGCCATAGCCATCGCGTGCGACCCGAAGGTGATCATCGCCGACGAGCCCACCACAGCGCTGGACGTAACCGTGCAAGCCGAAATCCTCGAGCTGCTGCGCGACCTGCGAGACAGGATCGGCAGCGCCATCGTGTTGATCACCCACAACATGGGTGTGGTTGCCGACATAGCGGACCGTGTAGTGGTCATGAAACAGGGCAAGGTCGTTGAAATAGCGCCGGTGGAAAGGCTTTTCGCTGAACCTGCCGAGCCGTACACCCGTGTGCTGCTGGCCGCTGTGCCCCACCTTGGGCAGGGAGATCCCGAACATGGCGCTGAGCCGCGCGAAGACATCGGCGAGCCCGTGTTGGAGGTATCCCACCTGGTGGTGGAGTTCCCCGGGCTGCTGGGCCGGGCAGCGTTCCGCGCGGTCGATGATGTGAGCTTCGGTATCGGGCGTGGGAAAACCCTGGGATTGGTGGGAGAGTCCGGATCAGGAAAGTCGACCATCGGTCGATGCGTGGCGGCCTTGCAGCAACCCGCCGCGGGGTCGGTGCGGGTGCTCGGCCAGGAGATCGTGGGCATGAGCCAGCGCAAGCTGCGCCCGCTGCGAGCCAAGTTCGGATTCGTGTTCCAGGATCCGGCTACCGCGCTCAACCCGAAGATGCGCGTGGGTGACTGCATCGCCGAACCCATGTGGGTGCACCGTTACGGCGATCGGGGCAAAATCGTGGCCCGGGTGGCCGAGCTGATTGACGCGGTGCAGCTTCCTTCAGGAACCGAAAACCGTTACCCACACGAGCTTTCGGGAGGGCAGCGACAGCGTGCCAACCTGGCGCGCGCTTTGGCGCTGGGCCCGGACCTGTTGGTCGCCGATGAGCCCACCAGCGCGCTTGATGTATCGGTGCAGGCGGCCGTGTTGGATCTTTTCGAGGAACTACAGCGCCAGTGGCGGTTCGCCTGCCTGTTCATCAGCCACGATCTTGCCGTGGTGGATCGGCTGGCCGACGAGGTGGCGGTGCTGCGCCACGGCGTCTTGGAAGAGCTGGGGCCCCGCGGCGAGATCTTGCACAACCCGTCACGCGCGTACACCCGCGCATTGGTGGCCGCCGTGCCTGTGCCGGATCCGGTGAAGCAGCGCGCGCGGCGCAACGGTCATTAG
- a CDS encoding ABC transporter substrate-binding protein has protein sequence MGRPPGAIDGEYLTVGTTDRVSTLDPAGAYDNGSFQVENQVYPFLMNFTPGTGDLKPDLAAGCGFENPTLYRCTLKPGSVFANGHELTSSDVKFSYDRERVINDPNGPQSLLANLDRVETPDDLTVDFRLKLPNDQTFPQVLATNAGPVIDEEVFPPDRLLDDDAIARAEPFAGPYTITSHTKNQLIGLRANPKYVGGLGKPQWDLIGIKYYTGGENLKIDIENRAIDVAYRSLSPNDIETLRVNPRLSVHEGPGGELRYIVFNLKTMPGVTDAQKLAIRRAVASLVDREALSRDVYKGVYTPVYSVVPESMAGSVESFKALYGVKPNVDLARKFLSEAQVAAPVLINLQYNPDHYGGNSSEEYAAVKGQLEASGLFSVDLQSTEWVAYQERRSSDSYPVYQFGWFPDFPDPDNYLTPFFMPDNMLVNHFQNDTITRLITAEVTEPDSAKRLRIIGQIQDLMARDYISTLPLLTGKQIAVSVKNVDGIKLGPSFKFQFTPLKKTGGTA, from the coding sequence ATGGGCCGGCCGCCGGGCGCAATCGACGGCGAATACCTCACGGTCGGCACCACAGATCGCGTTTCCACCCTCGATCCGGCGGGCGCCTATGACAATGGGTCGTTCCAGGTCGAAAATCAGGTCTACCCGTTCCTGATGAACTTCACGCCGGGGACCGGCGACCTCAAACCCGACCTGGCCGCTGGATGCGGGTTCGAGAACCCGACGCTGTACCGTTGCACACTCAAGCCTGGCTCGGTGTTCGCCAACGGACACGAGCTCACCTCATCGGATGTGAAGTTTTCGTACGACCGCGAGCGCGTGATCAACGATCCCAATGGGCCGCAGTCGCTGCTGGCCAACCTTGATCGCGTCGAGACGCCCGATGACCTGACCGTCGACTTTCGGCTCAAGCTGCCCAATGATCAGACGTTCCCTCAAGTGCTGGCCACCAACGCCGGGCCTGTTATCGATGAAGAGGTCTTCCCGCCCGACCGGTTGCTCGACGACGACGCTATCGCGCGCGCAGAACCGTTCGCGGGGCCGTACACCATCACTTCACACACCAAGAATCAGCTGATAGGCCTGCGCGCCAACCCGAAATATGTTGGGGGCCTGGGCAAGCCGCAGTGGGATCTGATCGGCATCAAGTACTACACCGGTGGTGAAAATCTCAAGATCGATATTGAGAACCGGGCCATCGACGTCGCATATCGGAGCTTGTCGCCTAACGATATCGAAACGCTGCGGGTCAACCCGCGCCTGTCCGTGCATGAGGGCCCCGGCGGGGAGCTCAGGTACATCGTCTTCAACCTCAAGACGATGCCGGGTGTCACGGATGCGCAGAAGCTGGCCATCCGTAGGGCGGTCGCGTCGTTGGTGGACCGCGAAGCCCTGTCGCGTGACGTGTACAAGGGTGTCTACACCCCGGTCTATTCGGTGGTGCCTGAATCGATGGCGGGTTCCGTGGAGTCGTTCAAGGCGCTGTACGGCGTCAAGCCGAATGTTGATCTTGCCCGAAAGTTCTTGTCCGAAGCCCAGGTTGCGGCGCCGGTACTGATAAATCTCCAATACAACCCGGACCACTACGGGGGCAACTCATCGGAGGAGTACGCGGCGGTCAAGGGACAACTCGAGGCGTCCGGGCTGTTCTCGGTGGACCTACAGTCCACCGAGTGGGTGGCCTACCAGGAACGGCGATCATCGGATTCTTACCCGGTGTATCAGTTTGGCTGGTTTCCTGATTTTCCCGACCCGGACAACTACCTGACGCCATTCTTCATGCCAGACAACATGTTGGTGAACCACTTTCAGAACGACACCATCACCCGGCTCATCACCGCCGAAGTCACCGAACCGGACAGCGCGAAGCGGCTGCGCATCATCGGGCAGATACAGGACCTGATGGCACGTGACTACATTTCGACGCTGCCACTGCTCACCGGAAAACAAATCGCGGTGTCGGTGAAGAATGTTGACGGGATCAAGCTCGGGCCCTCGTTCAAGTTTCAATTCACTCCGCTGAAGAAGACGGGTGGTACTGCATGA
- a CDS encoding SDR family NAD(P)-dependent oxidoreductase → MTEFTVVMTGATAGLGAYAAKLLAEQPNTRVIAGARGSGRDVPGAQVLPLDLASLDSVTQFADEVKNELGQTPIDVLVLNAGIQFRDTNHRTVDGFETTFTVNHLAHYLLARLLVPSIADGGRLVITTSDTHDPEIIPFGPRALDPAHLAHPESGGAIAGLRAYAGSKLCNLLTARSFAASDEIVRRRIDVVAYNPGLTLGTNLVGASMSGRVVTGALRPVLRLLSAARPAFYPGRVETAGEALADLSIGAVKPPEGRLYASLVKGQLTFPDPAPLARDDRAADGLWRASAAMVGI, encoded by the coding sequence GTGACCGAATTCACCGTCGTTATGACCGGCGCCACTGCCGGGCTGGGCGCGTATGCCGCAAAACTCCTTGCCGAACAGCCCAATACGCGTGTGATCGCGGGCGCCAGAGGCTCCGGGCGTGATGTTCCCGGCGCCCAGGTGCTGCCACTGGACCTAGCCTCGCTCGACAGCGTCACACAGTTCGCCGACGAGGTTAAGAACGAACTCGGCCAGACCCCGATTGATGTGTTGGTACTGAATGCGGGGATCCAGTTCCGGGACACCAACCATCGCACCGTCGACGGTTTCGAGACGACCTTTACGGTCAACCATCTGGCTCACTACCTCCTGGCACGACTGCTTGTGCCCAGCATCGCCGACGGAGGCCGTCTGGTGATTACCACGAGTGACACGCACGATCCGGAGATCATTCCATTCGGGCCTCGCGCACTGGATCCGGCACACCTTGCCCACCCGGAATCTGGTGGGGCCATTGCCGGGCTTCGTGCCTATGCAGGGTCCAAACTGTGCAATCTGCTCACCGCCCGCTCCTTCGCCGCCTCCGACGAGATCGTGCGCCGCCGAATCGATGTGGTTGCCTACAACCCCGGCCTCACCCTGGGCACAAACCTGGTGGGAGCGTCGATGTCGGGGCGGGTGGTCACGGGGGCACTGCGGCCGGTGCTGCGTCTGCTCTCTGCGGCGCGGCCCGCGTTCTATCCCGGGCGTGTGGAGACGGCGGGAGAGGCGTTGGCGGACCTGTCGATTGGCGCCGTCAAGCCGCCGGAGGGCCGCCTGTATGCGTCACTTGTGAAGGGGCAGCTGACCTTCCCGGATCCAGCCCCGCTGGCCCGGGACGACCGAGCGGCCGACGGACTATGGCGCGCCAGCGCCGCGATGGTCGGGATTTAA
- a CDS encoding alpha/beta fold hydrolase encodes MPTASHRARGALRDPAPQHPRAGKLRILLATALVASLVVTEGAPTTLQVVSSSPLPGPMTFTVESGFISLTSSSTPLGVGTDSPAALTITRRTTVSLNPGDNGRGPGAVIKSESLAPAAGADKPTPGSIPVVLVHGTAENQKYWDAMTTSLHGAGMKAFTFEYGQTGFQGLIGSIGEKIGLRGFGDVEVSTQQLADEVSHVLNQTGASKVDLVGHSQGGLLIKNFVAQDKSDSVANVVQLAPSSHGTTFSGLADFIGPVGNSVNINGWKPVKDVIYSAASALAWPSLSQQTVGSRFLDRLNTLPDTKPGVDYLVVSTNDDVVATPYKSQFITAAPGSTAVNIEAHSLPGVPRDGVVGHGLNSVEVISAVTNYLKSSQSAQRSPEQVKDNPGTTLTKDGNTTTISEGKNIVATVDNHTDTTPQHPEKQVRQSPGKAATAPATKATTPSGATLEVTGGDVTLKRGGQSVSISETHGVTVANAPAGQAPDTKKPAQPDRLAKTAEATTTSSPASTETKTHQSPGKPDAGNTQVTHANNAITPKIGIGANGISRDGKTAGSRLPSDHSTGTAADSGSAKKPKTSAAIKTNDTPAAAAETSTHTNDSATHTVTPSSPGAPPSSGATGSAAETKAAHTQTDSGSGGHTKSSGGTAHEHSAGGS; translated from the coding sequence ATGCCGACGGCATCGCACCGGGCACGCGGTGCCTTACGGGATCCCGCACCGCAGCACCCACGTGCGGGCAAGCTGCGGATCCTATTGGCCACTGCCCTGGTCGCATCCTTGGTTGTCACGGAAGGGGCGCCCACCACACTTCAGGTGGTCTCGAGCAGTCCGCTGCCCGGGCCCATGACCTTCACGGTGGAGTCCGGGTTCATCTCTCTGACCTCGAGCTCGACGCCACTCGGAGTGGGCACCGATTCCCCAGCGGCGCTGACCATCACCCGCAGGACCACCGTCTCGCTGAACCCAGGTGACAACGGCCGTGGTCCGGGCGCGGTCATCAAGTCCGAATCGCTCGCGCCGGCTGCCGGAGCCGACAAACCCACGCCCGGCAGCATCCCGGTCGTCCTGGTTCATGGGACTGCCGAGAATCAAAAGTATTGGGACGCTATGACGACGAGTCTGCATGGCGCGGGCATGAAGGCCTTCACCTTCGAATACGGCCAGACCGGGTTTCAGGGCCTCATCGGGTCGATCGGAGAGAAGATCGGCCTGCGCGGCTTCGGTGACGTCGAGGTGTCCACCCAACAGCTTGCCGACGAGGTCTCGCATGTTCTGAACCAGACAGGCGCGAGCAAGGTCGACCTCGTCGGTCACTCCCAGGGCGGGCTGTTGATCAAGAACTTCGTAGCACAAGACAAATCCGACAGTGTGGCCAACGTGGTTCAACTGGCACCCTCCAGCCACGGAACCACCTTCAGCGGGCTTGCTGATTTCATTGGGCCCGTGGGCAATTCAGTAAACATCAACGGCTGGAAACCCGTAAAGGATGTGATCTACTCGGCCGCAAGCGCGCTGGCCTGGCCTTCCTTGTCACAACAAACCGTGGGCAGCCGCTTTCTCGATAGGCTCAACACACTGCCGGACACCAAACCGGGAGTCGACTATCTGGTGGTGAGTACCAACGATGATGTCGTGGCCACCCCGTACAAGTCTCAATTCATCACAGCGGCACCGGGTTCCACCGCTGTCAATATCGAAGCGCATTCTCTGCCGGGTGTACCGCGCGACGGTGTGGTCGGTCACGGCTTGAACAGCGTGGAAGTCATCTCCGCGGTGACCAATTACCTCAAATCCAGCCAGTCTGCCCAGCGTTCACCCGAGCAGGTCAAGGACAACCCCGGCACCACGCTCACCAAGGATGGCAACACAACCACTATCTCTGAGGGCAAGAACATCGTCGCAACCGTCGACAACCACACCGACACAACACCCCAGCACCCCGAAAAGCAGGTGCGCCAATCGCCCGGCAAGGCAGCGACAGCGCCAGCGACCAAGGCCACTACCCCCTCGGGTGCGACTCTTGAGGTCACGGGAGGCGACGTCACGCTGAAGCGCGGCGGCCAGTCCGTCTCGATTAGCGAGACACACGGCGTGACGGTTGCCAACGCCCCCGCCGGACAAGCGCCAGACACCAAGAAACCGGCGCAGCCGGATCGCCTGGCCAAAACCGCCGAAGCCACCACCACGTCGTCCCCGGCGAGCACTGAGACGAAAACACATCAGTCACCCGGTAAGCCGGATGCCGGCAACACGCAGGTGACGCACGCGAACAACGCGATCACACCGAAGATCGGAATCGGCGCCAACGGGATAAGCCGAGACGGCAAAACAGCGGGCAGCAGATTGCCGTCCGACCATTCGACCGGCACGGCGGCCGATTCAGGATCCGCGAAGAAGCCGAAGACATCGGCTGCCATCAAGACCAACGACACACCGGCCGCGGCGGCCGAAACCAGCACACACACCAATGATAGTGCGACACATACCGTTACGCCGAGCAGTCCGGGCGCGCCGCCGTCGTCTGGCGCGACCGGCTCAGCCGCCGAGACCAAGGCAGCGCACACGCAGACCGACTCCGGCTCCGGCGGGCACACGAAGTCTTCCGGCGGGACCGCCCACGAGCACTCCGCGGGCGGCTCCTAA
- a CDS encoding MarR family winged helix-turn-helix transcriptional regulator produces the protein MSSTTKRALLFTLLKVSKALTQWTRSNIPTGGGMTVPRATVLVGLSIRTEPTGMSELGEYLGMSPRNMTVLIDGLEKENLVRRVPHERDRRITCVEITYTGRKIAKTELGPSELASAALFDDLSTREQAELLRLLIKVADSLRARGIDIPQYRG, from the coding sequence ATGTCAAGCACAACGAAGCGAGCGCTGCTTTTCACACTGCTCAAGGTGTCCAAGGCGTTGACGCAATGGACGAGATCGAACATCCCCACCGGCGGCGGCATGACCGTACCGCGTGCGACGGTGCTCGTAGGCTTGTCCATCAGGACCGAGCCCACCGGGATGAGCGAGCTAGGCGAATATCTCGGTATGTCCCCGCGGAACATGACGGTGCTGATCGATGGCCTCGAGAAGGAAAACCTGGTCCGCCGGGTACCACACGAACGCGATCGAAGAATTACCTGCGTCGAAATCACGTATACGGGAAGGAAAATCGCCAAGACGGAGCTCGGCCCCTCGGAACTGGCCTCTGCAGCGCTCTTCGACGACCTGTCGACCAGGGAACAAGCAGAACTGCTGCGCCTGCTGATCAAGGTCGCAGACTCCTTGCGCGCACGCGGTATTGACATACCGCAGTACCGCGGGTAG
- a CDS encoding ABC transporter permease → MTTSVSKPHGNRLRRLPGADLLRSVHGLQRWTLVVGLVLVAGFIAIAVLAPVLAPYGFSQTSADGLDFVRQQAPSWQHWFGTSVRGEDVLSRVLFGARTALLVIVTSLVVSLPAGVVLGLTSGYLGGWLDRALVLVMDALYAMPSLLLAIVVSIAVTGGQSSTGGGILAAAIAIMAVFVPQYFRVVRNATVGVKQEPFVDAARVTGAGTPRILFRHILSNVTSSLPVIITLNGAEAILTLAGLGFLGFGIEPTQAAEWGYDLNKALSDVANGIWWTGVFPGIAIVLVVLGMTLVGESLNEVINPLLRTRRGEA, encoded by the coding sequence ATGACAACGTCAGTGAGCAAGCCACACGGAAACCGGCTCCGCAGGCTCCCGGGCGCCGACCTACTGCGCTCCGTGCATGGGCTGCAGCGCTGGACGCTCGTCGTCGGTCTCGTTCTCGTCGCCGGATTCATCGCCATCGCGGTGTTGGCACCCGTTCTGGCGCCCTACGGGTTCTCGCAAACCAGCGCGGACGGCCTCGATTTCGTTCGGCAGCAGGCTCCGTCCTGGCAGCACTGGTTCGGTACCTCGGTGCGCGGAGAAGATGTGTTGTCTCGTGTGCTGTTCGGCGCGCGCACTGCGCTGCTGGTCATTGTTACCTCGCTGGTGGTTTCGCTACCCGCGGGCGTGGTGCTGGGTCTTACCTCCGGATACCTGGGCGGCTGGCTGGATCGCGCGTTGGTACTGGTGATGGACGCGCTATACGCCATGCCCTCATTGTTGCTGGCCATCGTGGTGTCAATCGCGGTCACCGGCGGGCAATCCAGCACTGGGGGAGGCATACTCGCGGCGGCCATCGCCATCATGGCCGTCTTCGTGCCGCAGTACTTTCGGGTGGTGCGTAACGCCACCGTAGGTGTGAAACAGGAGCCCTTCGTCGATGCCGCAAGAGTTACGGGCGCCGGTACCCCTCGGATCTTGTTCCGGCACATCCTTTCCAACGTCACCTCCTCACTGCCGGTCATCATCACCCTCAACGGAGCGGAGGCGATTCTGACGCTGGCGGGGCTGGGCTTCCTGGGCTTCGGGATCGAGCCCACCCAGGCCGCTGAATGGGGCTATGACCTAAACAAGGCGTTATCGGATGTGGCCAACGGAATTTGGTGGACGGGGGTGTTTCCGGGTATCGCCATAGTCCTGGTGGTGCTGGGCATGACGCTGGTGGGTGAGAGCCTCAACGAGGTCATCAACCCCCTGTTGCGGACCCGGCGGGGTGAGGCATGA
- a CDS encoding ABC transporter permease, whose product MSTTLLRYLGVRLALIIPTAWILMTLVFVLMRGIGDPITAQAGGRLTPAEIAKRKAEAGFDRPIWAQYWEYLTGLLRGDLGQTLTDKRSIADIIVVNGAATLELAVGAIVVALLVGIPLGRIAATHRDRIADVFLRLAAVFFYAAPVFFVAILLKLFFSVKLGWLPASGRSTVGTEIALDAMPHRTHLLLVDTVLYGNGAYFVDALKHLVLPVLALGLLTAGVFLRLVRVNLLQTLRAGYVDAARARGLPERVVVGRHAFRNSLVPVVTVMGMQIAMLLAGAVLTETAFEWNGLGSQLAHYLSARDFIAVQGIVTVIAIIVAVMSFVIDLVVAFIDPRVRF is encoded by the coding sequence ATGAGCACCACGCTTCTGCGTTATCTCGGAGTGCGTTTGGCGCTTATCATCCCGACAGCGTGGATCCTGATGACACTGGTCTTCGTGCTCATGCGGGGGATCGGCGATCCCATCACCGCCCAGGCCGGTGGTCGGCTCACGCCGGCAGAGATAGCCAAACGCAAGGCCGAGGCAGGATTTGACCGGCCTATCTGGGCCCAGTACTGGGAGTACCTCACCGGGTTGCTCCGTGGTGACCTCGGGCAGACGCTGACCGACAAGCGGTCGATCGCCGATATCATCGTGGTCAATGGGGCTGCCACGCTGGAGCTCGCGGTGGGCGCCATCGTGGTGGCGTTGCTGGTGGGAATTCCGTTGGGGCGTATAGCTGCAACGCACCGCGACAGAATCGCCGACGTGTTCTTGCGGCTGGCGGCGGTATTCTTCTATGCCGCGCCGGTGTTCTTTGTGGCGATTCTGCTCAAGCTGTTCTTCTCGGTGAAGCTGGGCTGGCTGCCGGCCTCCGGGCGCAGCACGGTGGGTACCGAGATAGCGCTCGACGCCATGCCGCACCGCACCCATCTGCTGTTGGTCGACACTGTGTTATACGGCAACGGGGCATATTTCGTGGATGCCCTCAAACATCTCGTGTTGCCGGTGCTCGCACTGGGGTTGTTGACGGCCGGGGTATTCCTGCGGCTGGTGCGGGTCAATCTGCTGCAAACGCTGCGCGCCGGATACGTGGATGCGGCCCGGGCGCGCGGGCTGCCGGAGCGGGTTGTGGTAGGGCGGCACGCATTCCGGAACTCGCTGGTTCCGGTGGTGACGGTCATGGGGATGCAGATCGCCATGCTGCTCGCCGGCGCCGTACTGACCGAGACGGCTTTCGAATGGAACGGTCTGGGTTCGCAGCTGGCACACTATCTTTCCGCGCGCGACTTCATAGCGGTGCAAGGCATCGTCACAGTGATCGCGATCATCGTCGCGGTGATGAGCTTCGTCATCGACTTGGTGGTGGCCTTCATCGACCCGAGGGTGAGGTTCTGA
- a CDS encoding NAD-dependent epimerase/dehydratase family protein, with translation MKTAVTGAAGFIGTNLVNLLVDNGHEVIAIDRVVPASPETREAVTWVSGDVLDPDSMTKALDGVEVVYHLVAVITLKHEDELCWRINTEGARTVAQAALTVGARRMVHCSSIDSYSNSVATIDEKSPRSAAADLPVYQRSKWGGEVAVRETIASGLDAVICNPTGVYGPVDLPNLSRINQLLFDSARGRLPGMVNSQYDLVDARDVAAGLYLAGEKGRTGENYLLGGHMGSLLQVCRLAARRAGKRGPRFAVPMGLLNAAIPVIEPIGKLLKNDALSRAAFNKLTVSPAVDITKARTELGYEPRSTETTVNEFVDFLLGSGRL, from the coding sequence ATGAAGACTGCCGTCACCGGAGCCGCCGGCTTCATTGGTACCAACCTAGTCAATCTGCTCGTGGATAACGGCCACGAGGTGATCGCCATCGACCGGGTGGTGCCCGCCTCGCCGGAGACTCGCGAGGCCGTGACCTGGGTCTCTGGCGACGTCCTCGACCCCGACTCGATGACGAAGGCGCTCGACGGCGTCGAGGTGGTTTACCACTTGGTGGCCGTTATCACCCTCAAGCACGAAGACGAGCTGTGCTGGCGGATCAACACCGAAGGTGCCCGCACCGTCGCACAGGCCGCCCTGACCGTGGGGGCCCGCCGCATGGTGCACTGCAGCTCGATTGACTCCTACTCCAACAGCGTGGCCACCATCGACGAGAAGTCGCCACGCTCCGCGGCTGCCGACCTGCCTGTCTATCAACGCTCCAAGTGGGGTGGCGAGGTGGCGGTACGCGAGACCATCGCGTCCGGACTGGATGCCGTGATCTGCAACCCCACCGGCGTCTACGGTCCGGTCGATCTGCCCAATCTGTCACGCATCAACCAACTGCTGTTCGATAGCGCCCGGGGCAGGCTGCCCGGGATGGTCAACAGTCAGTACGACCTGGTCGACGCCCGGGATGTCGCTGCCGGGCTCTACCTAGCCGGCGAAAAGGGACGCACCGGCGAGAACTATCTCCTCGGTGGCCACATGGGGAGCCTGTTGCAGGTGTGCCGACTGGCCGCTCGGCGCGCCGGCAAGCGCGGCCCGCGGTTCGCCGTGCCCATGGGCCTCCTCAACGCGGCCATCCCGGTCATCGAGCCGATCGGCAAGCTACTCAAGAACGACGCGTTGAGCCGGGCAGCGTTCAACAAGCTGACGGTTTCACCGGCGGTGGATATCACCAAGGCCCGTACCGAATTGGGCTATGAGCCGCGGTCGACAGAAACCACCGTCAACGAGTTCGTGGACTTTCTTCTGGGCTCCGGCCGGCTTTAA